A window of uncultured Litoreibacter sp. contains these coding sequences:
- a CDS encoding FMN-binding glutamate synthase family protein, with the protein MDWAGWVIQVMAFSFVLVVGAAALLMVILFIIDRSQTEDAVRRNYPVIGRFRHIFTELGEFFRQYFFAMDREELPFNRAQRDWVKRAVSGKGNTVAFGSTRNIAVTGTPLFVNAPFPPLDNQFASSEPMMIGPGARQPYMAGSFFNISGMSYGAISKPAVLALSRGAKEAGIWMNTGEGGLSPYHLEGGADIVFQIGTAKYGVRDKDGRLDDDKLRAVAAEPQVKMFELKLAQGAKPGKGGILPGAKITPEIAKIRGIEEGHDSISPNRHVEIDDWDDLLDFLAHVREVTGKPVGIKTVFGAAQPVRELFEMINRRGDAFAPDFITLDGGEGGTGASPLPLMDLVGVTIREALPEVAGLLREYGLKDRIKLVASAKLMVPGDVAWALAAGADFVTSARGFMFSLGCIQAMKCNMNTCPTGITTHDPRFQKGLVPEDKYKKVARYAKNIVKEVETIAHSVGVAEPRQLKRTHVRIVQDTGKSVLLSELYPDVARKA; encoded by the coding sequence ATGGACTGGGCCGGTTGGGTCATTCAGGTGATGGCGTTCTCCTTTGTGCTGGTCGTCGGGGCGGCGGCGCTGTTGATGGTGATCCTGTTCATCATCGACCGCTCCCAGACCGAGGACGCGGTGCGGCGCAACTACCCTGTAATCGGCCGGTTCCGGCACATTTTCACCGAGCTGGGGGAGTTCTTCCGCCAGTATTTCTTTGCCATGGACCGCGAGGAACTGCCGTTCAACCGCGCCCAGAGAGATTGGGTAAAGCGGGCGGTATCAGGCAAAGGCAACACGGTGGCTTTTGGGTCCACCCGCAACATTGCGGTGACGGGGACGCCCCTCTTCGTGAATGCCCCGTTCCCGCCGCTGGACAACCAATTCGCCTCCTCCGAGCCGATGATGATCGGACCTGGGGCGCGGCAGCCATATATGGCTGGGTCGTTTTTCAACATTTCCGGCATGAGCTACGGCGCAATTTCCAAACCGGCGGTGTTGGCGCTGTCACGAGGGGCGAAAGAGGCGGGTATCTGGATGAACACGGGCGAGGGCGGGCTGTCCCCCTACCATCTGGAAGGCGGCGCCGACATTGTGTTCCAGATTGGCACCGCCAAATACGGTGTGCGCGACAAGGATGGCCGACTGGACGACGACAAGCTGCGCGCCGTGGCGGCGGAACCGCAGGTAAAGATGTTCGAGCTGAAGCTGGCGCAAGGGGCCAAGCCCGGGAAGGGCGGCATCCTGCCCGGTGCCAAGATCACGCCGGAGATTGCCAAGATACGCGGCATTGAGGAGGGGCATGATTCAATCAGCCCCAACCGCCATGTCGAGATTGACGACTGGGACGACCTTTTGGATTTCCTCGCGCATGTTCGCGAAGTGACCGGCAAGCCGGTGGGCATCAAAACGGTGTTCGGGGCGGCGCAGCCGGTTCGGGAACTGTTTGAAATGATCAACCGGCGCGGCGACGCGTTTGCCCCTGACTTTATCACCTTGGACGGGGGCGAGGGGGGAACTGGCGCCTCGCCGCTGCCGCTGATGGATTTGGTGGGCGTCACCATTCGCGAAGCTTTGCCAGAGGTCGCCGGGTTGCTGCGGGAATACGGGTTGAAAGATCGGATCAAGCTGGTGGCCTCGGCCAAGCTGATGGTGCCGGGCGACGTGGCCTGGGCCTTGGCGGCGGGCGCGGATTTTGTGACCAGCGCGCGCGGCTTCATGTTCTCGCTGGGCTGCATTCAGGCGATGAAATGCAACATGAACACCTGCCCCACGGGCATCACCACCCATGACCCGCGCTTTCAGAAAGGGCTGGTGCCGGAGGACAAGTACAAGAAGGTGGCGCGCTACGCCAAGAACATCGTCAAGGAGGTGGAGACCATTGCCCATTCTGTTGGCGTGGCGGAACCCCGGCAGCTAAAGCGTACCCATGTGCGCATTGTGCAAGACACCGGCAAATCGGTGCTGCTCAGCGAGTTGTACCCGGACGTTGCCCGAAAAGCCTGA